One window from the genome of Mycolicibacterium gadium encodes:
- a CDS encoding peptide deformylase: MAVVPIRIVGDPVLHTATEPIPVGEDGSLPADLADLIADLYDTMAAANGVGLAANQIGVAKRVFVYDCADERGRVTRRKGVVVNPVLETSEVPETMPDPDNDDEGCLSVPGESFPTGRADWARVTGLDADGTPITLEGTGLFARMLQHETGHLDGFLYLDRLVGRHARSAKRSVKSHGWGVPGLTWTPGKDPDPFGH; the protein is encoded by the coding sequence GTGGCCGTTGTACCGATACGCATCGTAGGAGATCCCGTCCTGCACACCGCGACCGAGCCCATACCCGTCGGTGAGGACGGTTCGCTGCCTGCCGATCTCGCGGACCTGATCGCCGATCTGTACGACACGATGGCGGCAGCCAACGGTGTCGGGCTCGCCGCGAATCAGATCGGCGTGGCCAAGCGCGTGTTCGTCTACGACTGCGCCGATGAACGCGGCAGGGTCACGCGGCGCAAAGGTGTGGTCGTCAATCCCGTACTCGAGACGTCCGAGGTTCCGGAGACGATGCCGGACCCGGACAACGACGACGAGGGCTGCCTGTCGGTGCCCGGCGAATCGTTTCCGACCGGGCGCGCGGACTGGGCGCGGGTGACGGGCCTGGACGCCGACGGCACGCCGATCACGCTCGAGGGCACCGGTCTGTTCGCGCGGATGCTGCAGCACGAGACGGGCCACCTCGACGGTTTCCTGTATCTGGACCGCCTGGTCGGCAGGCACGCGCGCAGCGCCAAACGCTCGGTGAAGTCGCACGGCTGGGGCGTGCCAGGGCTGACGTGGACGCCCGGCAAGGATCCCGACCCCTTCGGTCACTGA
- a CDS encoding N-acetylglutamate synthase, CG3035 family: protein MQIPPVGTRVMIRHRLPAGSVPPLTDVIGHLVQTGPALHVRTKRGDVVAVAVDDVIAIRALAGAPVRTVDIRNLEHAAALAWPGVEQQWVDGWFCRYGNGSTRRANSAVPLKLSVSPDLGAIADWYAARSMAPLVSVPDRLFRVPPQASTEAANLVMVCDIEPGEGPGAVGLAPQPDDEWMRIYGRDVPIDVLTAVIGGSVIFATVAGAAVARAAVTEAPDGTRWLGLSALQVAPDQRRHGHARALCSALLAWGADHGATRAYTQVLDDNVSAIALFESLRFTLHHRSRYWRIDKG from the coding sequence ATGCAGATCCCCCCGGTAGGTACGCGGGTGATGATTCGTCACCGTCTGCCCGCCGGGTCGGTGCCACCGCTGACGGACGTGATCGGTCACCTGGTGCAGACGGGGCCGGCGCTGCACGTGCGCACGAAGCGCGGAGACGTCGTGGCCGTGGCGGTCGACGACGTGATCGCGATCAGGGCGCTGGCCGGCGCGCCGGTACGCACGGTCGACATTCGCAACCTCGAGCACGCAGCCGCGCTGGCCTGGCCCGGCGTCGAACAGCAGTGGGTGGACGGATGGTTCTGCCGCTACGGGAACGGCAGCACGAGGCGCGCCAATTCAGCTGTCCCACTAAAGCTTTCAGTGTCGCCCGACCTGGGGGCGATCGCCGATTGGTATGCGGCGCGATCTATGGCGCCGTTGGTGAGCGTGCCGGACCGACTTTTTCGTGTACCGCCGCAGGCGTCAACCGAGGCCGCGAACCTCGTTATGGTCTGCGATATCGAGCCGGGCGAAGGCCCTGGCGCGGTAGGGCTGGCGCCACAACCGGATGACGAGTGGATGCGCATCTACGGCCGCGACGTACCCATCGACGTCCTTACCGCGGTGATCGGCGGCTCGGTGATCTTCGCGACGGTTGCCGGTGCAGCGGTGGCGCGGGCGGCGGTGACCGAGGCGCCCGACGGTACTCGCTGGCTGGGCTTGTCGGCATTGCAGGTGGCGCCGGATCAACGCAGGCACGGCCACGCGCGGGCCCTGTGTAGCGCGCTGCTCGCCTGGGGTGCGGACCATGGCGCCACCCGCGCGTACACCCAGGTTCTCGACGATAATGTCTCCGCGATAGCGCTTTTCGAGTCACTACGGTTCACGCTGCACCACCGCTCGCGCTATTGGCGAATCGACAAGGGCTAG